The Actinomadura graeca nucleotide sequence CAAACAGCACGCAACTAAGGCGACCTCCAACAACCGGAGAGATCGCCGTGATCGCGTGCGAAGCCAGTTGCGAGCTAGCGAGCAACTGATCGCGGAGCGAGCCCTCAAGGGCGAGTTCGGAGCGATGCAGCGATCACCGCGGTGCCCGCTGAAGGAGGGCCGCCAAGGCCCGACGCCAAGGGCGCTGCAATAAATACAGCGATCACTGCGGTGCCCGTTGAAGGAGGGCGTTCAACGCCCGACGCCGAGGGCGCTGCAATAAATACAGCGACGCCATGAATACCACTCCAGTTCCTGGCCATGGCGATGCGGTCGGGGCCGGCGGGGTGGGTCATCCACAGAAGGTATTCGAGGGCGTCGGGGTTCAGGTCGGAGATGTTGCGGACGGACAGCTCGTGCTGCATGGCGATGAACGTCGACGGGTCGCGGGTGAGGTCGAGCGCGTGGGCGTCCGCGCGGGCCTCGATGCGGCGGCTGACGAGGTTCTGGACGGGTGTGCCGATCTGTGTCCCGGCCGCCACGAGGGCCAGGAGGAGGGCCAGGGACCGCGGGTCGGCGGCCCCGGTGCCCCTCGCCTTCCGGGCGGCTGTCGCCCCTGCGGAGGGTGGTTCGGCGGGCGGTGGTCCGTCGGGCGGTGATCCGGCGGAATTCGGTGGCCCGTCCGGCGCCGCCAGAGGAACCCCGGCGCGCCTCAGGAGGCGCGGAGAGGTCAGCAGAAGGTAGAGCAGGCACACGGCCCCGGCGACGCCCATCGCGCCCACGAGCGTGCCCCACAGGACGTCGTTGCGCTTGGCGTGGCCTAGTTCGTGCCCGACGATCGACTCGATCCGCGCGGGCGGCGACTTCAGCAGCGTGTCGTACAGGACGATCCGCCGCGTGGACCCGAACCCGGAGACGTAGGCGTTCAGCGACGTGGTCCGGCGGGAGGCGTCGGCGACCAGCACGTCCTTCACGGGCACGCCGTCGCGTTCGGCCATGGCCAGCAGGTCGCTGCGCAGGCGGCCCTGCGGCAGCTTGTGGAACGTGTTGAACACCGGCTCGACGGCCACCGGGTAGAGGAACGACACGGCGATGACGAGGACGGACCCCGCCGCGGCGGCCCCGGCCCACCAGTAGCGCGGGAAGCGCCGCATCAGGGCGTAGAGCAGCAGCAGCGCGATCGTGTAGATGACCCAGGTGACGGCGAGGGACTTGAGCTGG carries:
- a CDS encoding M48 family metallopeptidase — protein: MSRRPRIAAAAAAAVLFAAVGAVLVLTTPWNPLPGDVPGGRVKADPALDFSPAEIARSRAFDSAVTPPAYAGLLTGLVLILVLGLTPLGSRFIAWTTARVRRWPLRVTVAAVALTTLLRLAGLPFDLWSESVLRRYGLSTQSRPEWLLDQLKSLAVTWVIYTIALLLLYALMRRFPRYWWAGAAAAGSVLVIAVSFLYPVAVEPVFNTFHKLPQGRLRSDLLAMAERDGVPVKDVLVADASRRTTSLNAYVSGFGSTRRIVLYDTLLKSPPARIESIVGHELGHAKRNDVLWGTLVGAMGVAGAVCLLYLLLTSPRLLRRAGVPLAAPDGPPNSAGSPPDGPPPAEPPSAGATAARKARGTGAADPRSLALLLALVAAGTQIGTPVQNLVSRRIEARADAHALDLTRDPSTFIAMQHELSVRNISDLNPDALEYLLWMTHPAGPDRIAMARNWSGIHGVAVFIAAPSASGVERPPSTGTAVIAVFIAAPLASGLGGPPSAGTAVIAASLRTRP